A genomic window from Bacillus sp. BGMRC 2118 includes:
- a CDS encoding GNAT family N-acetyltransferase yields the protein MIINNKEFTIKGLHYTIRSAVIEDAESLSQLRLQIDGETENLDREKGEAFIDTEGFSQLIKVDTESARNLFLVAEVKGQLVAFSRCEGNPLKRFSHKVEFGVGVLQEFWGYAIGKNLLIESIAWAEANNITKMTLQVLETNEKAVKLYESLGFEVEGVLKRDKILSDGNYYNTIVMGRFMEE from the coding sequence ATGATTATTAACAATAAAGAATTCACGATTAAAGGGCTTCATTATACGATAAGGTCAGCTGTTATAGAGGATGCTGAATCCCTCTCTCAATTAAGACTTCAAATTGATGGTGAAACTGAAAATTTAGACCGTGAGAAAGGTGAAGCCTTCATCGACACTGAAGGATTTTCACAACTAATAAAAGTAGATACTGAGAGTGCGAGGAATTTATTTTTAGTTGCAGAAGTCAAAGGTCAACTTGTTGCCTTTTCCCGTTGTGAAGGTAACCCGTTAAAAAGATTTTCACATAAAGTCGAGTTTGGGGTAGGTGTATTACAAGAATTTTGGGGATATGCAATCGGAAAAAATCTATTAATAGAGTCGATTGCCTGGGCAGAGGCTAACAACATAACTAAAATGACGTTACAAGTTTTAGAGACAAATGAAAAGGCTGTCAAACTATATGAATCTCTTGGATTTGAAGTAGAAGGCGTGTTAAAGAGAGACAAAATCCTTTCGGATGGAAACTACTATAACACCATTGTAATGGGTAGGTTTATGGAAGAGTGA